In Sphaeramia orbicularis chromosome 3, fSphaOr1.1, whole genome shotgun sequence, a genomic segment contains:
- the krtcap3 gene encoding keratinocyte-associated protein 3: MCTFDKDKAPRRLMKKGLTLILVGHINFILGAIVHGNVLRHISKPNQRVTTEYTVANIISVTSGLLSIAAGIIAIVVSRNLHVSKLQIGLLIASFLNALLSAACCTGLLLAISITIAHNGQGLMLGCNDTEVPINARSPVSAQCPFDTTRIYDTTLALWIPCAVLSATEVGLSVWCFVVGLALRGLAPCGNIYIKEQLEGEAECTPHSQRLMEQSMNLDA, from the exons ATAAGGACAAAGCACCCAGGAGGCTAATGAAAAAGGGGTTAACTCTCATCCTGGTCGGCCATATTAACTTCATTCTCGGAGCTATCGTCCATGGAAACGTCCTCCGCCACATTTCCAAACCCAACCAACGTGTCACCACAGAATACACCGTTGCAAATATAATCTCTGTCACGTCTGGACTGTTG AGCATTGCCGCAGGGATTATTGCTATTGTGGTGTCAAGGAACCTTCATGTGTCTAAACTG CAAATAGGACTTCTAATAGCGTCCTTCCTGAACGCCTTGCTCTCAGCGGCGTGCTGCACCGGGCTGCTCTTGGCCATTAGTATCACCATTGCACACAATGGTCAGGGTTTGATGCTGGGGTGCAATGACACGGAGGTGCCAATCAATGCTCGGTCCCCTGTCAGCGCCCAGTGCCCATTCGATACAACACGGATCTAT GACACCACTCTGGCGCTGTGGATCCCCTGTGCTGTGCTGTCAGCGACTGAGGTAGGCCTGTCTGTCTGGTGCTTCGTCGTCGGATTGGCTCTCAGAGGGCTTGCACCCTGTGGGAACATCTATATCAAAGAGCAG CTGGAGGGAGAGGCTGAGTGCACTCCTCACAGCCAGCGCTTGATGGAGCAGAGTATGAACCTTGATGCCTGA